The genomic window CCGAAGACACCCGCAAGGTCGTCGAGGAGGCCGCAGCCCAACTCAAATACCAGCCGAACCCTCTGGCCCGAGGTCTGGTCAAAAACCAGCTTGGTGGGGTGGGGGTGCTGATCCCGTGGTTGGCTGGCCCTTACTTCGGAGGCTTTCTGGAAGGGGTTCAGGGGGTGGTGCGCACCACATCTTTCCGTCTGGTGGTGTCCAGCGAGGAGGCCATCAAAGAGCGTGAACACGCTGCCATGGCTTACCTGCTGGAAAATGACGCGGATGGGGTCATCTATTATGGGGACTCTTTGCGCCCATCAGACATCGCTGAAATCAACCCTTTTGGGAAGCCTGTGGTTCTGATCGGACAACCTGCCACAGATGCCCACCCTTGCGTCTCCATCAACGATGAGATGGGGGCTTTTCTGGCCACCCGTTACCTGATTGAAAACGGACACCGCCACATCGCCCACATGACCGGGCACCCGGACGCCCACGTGACCCGCACCCGCATTTTGGGGTACAAAAAGGCTCTGGAACAGGCCGGTTTGCCTTTCGATCCAGAGCGAATCGTGCATTACCACTACAGCGAAGAAGGCGGATACCGCTGCGTGCAGGAATTGATGGGCAGGGGCGTGGAATTCACCGCCATTTTCTGTGCCAACGACCAGATGGCCATTGGAGCCTACCAGAGCCTGCGAGAATTCAACAAGCGCATTCCAGAGGATGTGTCTCTGGTGGGTTTTGATGACATCATGTTCACCCGTTACATGGACCCTCCCTTGACCAGCATCCGGGTGCCGATTGTGGACATGGGCGCACAGGCAGCCCGCAAATTGATTGCCCTGATTGAAGGTCGCGAGATGGCCCTTCCAGACGTGCCCACTGAACTGGTGGTCCGTCAATCGGTGCGCAGGTTGCCCCACTGATTCAGTGATTTAAGCCAGCCAATGCCAGACCAGAGGGGCAAGCAGGGCTGTCAGGGCTCCATTCAGGCCCATCCCGAGGCTGCTGGCAGCGGTGTTCAAGGGGCCTTCTTGCACCATGCGGGCGGTTCCAAGGCCGTGGGACAACAAGCCCATGGTCAGCCCGCGCACCAGAGGAGAACGAACCCCCAACCATGACAGCCAAGGGGGCAAGAAAACCGCTCCCAGAATGCCAGTCCAGATGCTCACAATCGCGGAAAGGCTGCCGGAAAATCCCTGTTTCTGGGCAATCGCCAGAGAGATCGGTGAAGTGCTGCTCATGGTGCTGAACGCCAGCCTGAGCTCTGGGGTTAGGTGCAGCCATTTGCCCAGCACAAAGCCCAATCCCAAGGCCACACCACCGCCCACCAGCAAACCCAGCACAATGGTCAGCAAATGGGTTTTCAGGATGTGCCGTTGCAGGTACAGGGGAACGGCCAGAGCGACCACCGCAGGTCCCAGCAAATATTGCAGGAAGTGTGTGTGGCTCTGGTACTCGGGGTAGGGAAGCCGGGTCAGGCCCAGATACAGCACCACCAGCACGATGCTGATCAGGGTGGGATTGACCAGAGGGTGAGGGAAGCGTTTTTGCAGTTCCAGACCCAACAGAAACCCTCCGATGGTCACCAGCAAAGAGGCTTCATTCATGGGGCTTTTCCAGTCTGGAAGTGGTTTTGCCCACCAGAAAAGAAGTCAGGAGCAGCACAACCATCACGCCCAGCAGGACCATGCCCAGAGGGGCCAGATCCCTCTGGTACAGCACAATCCCTACTCCTGCAGGCACAAAAAGCAAGCCCAGCACCGAAAGCAAATGCTGGCTGGTTTGCTGCACCCATTCCAGACGGATCAGGCCGGTCCCAAGGGCAGCCCAGAGCATCAACATGCCCACAATGGATCCGGGAATGGAGAGGTTCAGCCCATGGGTGATGGCCTCTCCCAGAGCATAAAAGCCCAGCAGAATGCAAAATCCCCTCAGCAGGCCAAACATGCTTGCTCTGGGTTCACATGCGTTGCAGCATGCCGCGCACCACGCTCTTGGCCCGGATGGCCACCAGAGGCATGAAGGAGCGGTAATCCACGTTGGCTTCTCCATCTGCGGTGTCGCTGAGGCTGCGGATCACCACAAAAGGGACGCCCCATTTGCTGGCCACCTGTGCCACAGCAGCCCCTTCCATTTCTGCTGCAGCAATCTGGAAGGTTTCGAACAGCCAACGCACCTTGTCTTTGCTGGCAATGAATTGGTCTCCGCTGGCAATGCGCCCCTTGACTGCATGGATGCCTTCAATCTGGCTGGCACTTTCCAGTGCAAGGGTTTGCAGGGTTTCATCGGCGGTCCAGCTGAAGCTTTCATCGGGAATCAGGCCAAGCTGGTAATCCAGAGGGGTCACGTCCACATCGTGCTGCATCAGGTCGGTGCTGATCACGATGTCTCCAACCTGCAAGCCGGGTTGTACCCCTCCGGCCACTCCGGTGAAAATGACTCTGGACACGCCCAGAGACAGCAGGGCCTGTGTGGTCATCGCAGCATTCACTTTGCCAATCCCGCATTTGGTGATGAGCACCTGTTGTCCGAACAGTTTGCCCTGATGGAAGGTGCTTCCCTGATGGCTGAAGGTTTGGCCGTCCAGCAAATCGGCGGTCAGTTGGCGGATTTCTTCATCCATCGCACCAATGATGCCGATGGTGTTGTGTTGGGTGGTTGGGTCAGCGGT from Deinococcus misasensis DSM 22328 includes these protein-coding regions:
- a CDS encoding LacI family DNA-binding transcriptional regulator → MSKRRITIKDVSALAGVSVSTVSRVLNASGPISEDTRKVVEEAAAQLKYQPNPLARGLVKNQLGGVGVLIPWLAGPYFGGFLEGVQGVVRTTSFRLVVSSEEAIKEREHAAMAYLLENDADGVIYYGDSLRPSDIAEINPFGKPVVLIGQPATDAHPCVSINDEMGAFLATRYLIENGHRHIAHMTGHPDAHVTRTRILGYKKALEQAGLPFDPERIVHYHYSEEGGYRCVQELMGRGVEFTAIFCANDQMAIGAYQSLREFNKRIPEDVSLVGFDDIMFTRYMDPPLTSIRVPIVDMGAQAARKLIALIEGREMALPDVPTELVVRQSVRRLPH
- a CDS encoding LrgB family protein, encoding MNEASLLVTIGGFLLGLELQKRFPHPLVNPTLISIVLVVLYLGLTRLPYPEYQSHTHFLQYLLGPAVVALAVPLYLQRHILKTHLLTIVLGLLVGGGVALGLGFVLGKWLHLTPELRLAFSTMSSTSPISLAIAQKQGFSGSLSAIVSIWTGILGAVFLPPWLSWLGVRSPLVRGLTMGLLSHGLGTARMVQEGPLNTAASSLGMGLNGALTALLAPLVWHWLA
- a CDS encoding CidA/LrgA family protein; this translates as MFGLLRGFCILLGFYALGEAITHGLNLSIPGSIVGMLMLWAALGTGLIRLEWVQQTSQHLLSVLGLLFVPAGVGIVLYQRDLAPLGMVLLGVMVVLLLTSFLVGKTTSRLEKPHE
- a CDS encoding 5'-methylthioadenosine/adenosylhomocysteine nucleosidase, which produces MTADPTTQHNTIGIIGAMDEEIRQLTADLLDGQTFSHQGSTFHQGKLFGQQVLITKCGIGKVNAAMTTQALLSLGVSRVIFTGVAGGVQPGLQVGDIVISTDLMQHDVDVTPLDYQLGLIPDESFSWTADETLQTLALESASQIEGIHAVKGRIASGDQFIASKDKVRWLFETFQIAAAEMEGAAVAQVASKWGVPFVVIRSLSDTADGEANVDYRSFMPLVAIRAKSVVRGMLQRM